The genomic DNA AAACATTGAATATATGGATTTCTTGTTCTAACACTTaattttatacataaaaaaagCTGATTACTTACTAATCATCCCAATTATACTTTGTGGGCACAAGGCGAAGTGGTACTTTCTTACGGAGAACTAAGATACCCTCTTCTTGCATATTCAAATCTTCACTTTTAACTCCATCAGGAACTTCCCAATCAAACCAGTAAAGAAGGTTTGCTATCACAAACTCAACAGTTGCAGGAGCCATGTTCTTGGCTGGACACGATCTTCGTCCACCGCCAAACGGGACCATCTCAAAATCAACCTCAAACTTTTCAAACCTTTCTGGATAGAACTCAGCCGCATTCTCTCCCCAAGTGCTTGGATCTCTTCCTATTCCCCACGCGTTGATTAAAGCACTCGTCCCAGGTAAGACGTCATAACCGCCAATTTGACAATGGCTCATGCATTCATGTGGGATTAATAATGGCGCAGGAGCGTGTAGTCTTAATGTTTCTTTTACCACCATTTTCAAGTATGTCATTTTTGCAATGTCCAATACATCTACTTTGGGTGTTCGTCCTGTGTGGTTTCGGATTTCAGTTTGCAACTTTTGCTTCACTCTAACACTTCTGGCGATCTCAGACATTACCCACACCAACGTCACAAGAGTCGTATCAACTCCGGCAGTGAGTACGTCCTGCCAGTATATTTCATTAGTAACATGTTATGTACATTGTTTAACCCacttatttttaaataatatgtATTCGGAAAATTTATTCAATGTAATCGATCCGTATCTAATTATCAATGTCTATTTTTGACCGACACCATTCGCTCATTAAGTCCTGTTTATTGTccagaaaaaaaaaaatcacacttACCGTGTTCACCTTTTTAGATAATTACTTGAAGTGATTTGTTGGGATTTCGACATTTTTTTCTTACCTAAAATAAGTTGGTTGCTAAAGATCCAACTCAACACaaatatataaatcactttaatATATGCAATTAGCCTATCCATTTTAAAAACTTAAAAGTGTATTATTTACCATTATAAGCGCTTTGACATCTTCTTTGGTCAACCGATGGCCAGAAGTATTATCTTCGGAAGACAACTCAAGTAAAGCATGCACAAAATCCTTTTCTTCATCAGTTACTTCTGCAATTTGACTCTTATGATCATCGATGATCGACTCGATGTATGCATCAAGATTAGTAAAGCATGTCTCGAGCTTATCGTTCCATCCACTAACATAATCTATAAATCGGCCCGCCCATGGAAAAGAATCCCCGAGCCATCCACCCAACATTTCCAGGGCTTCATAAACCAACACTTCCCATGACGGGCCCTTAATTGGTTGTTGTCTATAGTTGTTACCAAACGCCACCTTGCACACCACCCCTTTGACCGTTGCTAAAAACAACTTGTTTAGGTTTACTGCAACGTTTGGTGGATGTGACCCTATTAAACGAACCATGGTTTCAATCTCGGACACCAACACATGATTAAACAATCGAGCTCTTTTGGGACCAAGGAACTCAGACACCAAAATCTTGCGCATCTCCCTTCGGTGATCGCTTTGAGGGGAGAATCCGATGTCCAAGTAGTTGTAAGTTAGCCGCTTCGCGCCTTTGGACAATGGACGGGAACAAAATATATGATCTTGTGTTTTCAAGACTTGTTTGGCCATGGCAGGAGAAGAGATGATAAGGTATGGTTTTGAGCCTATATAAAATAGCATAACTGGACCATATTCTTTGGAGAGTTGCCAAAGGGCTTCGTGACGAGATTTACCTATTAGTTTGTGCAAGTTTCCAATTATTGGAAGCTTTGGAGGGTTTGGGGGAAGCTTGGGGGTTGTTATGGATGATTTATTTGATCTTAGAGTGTATAGAAACATGCAGAACATGAAGAAAACTAGTGTTGTTGTAAGAAGCCATGAAGGGAAGATAGTGAAGATCTCCATGTGGTTGATTTCGTGTGCAGATTTAATGGTAATATATAGGTGTATATATAGGGTTTTGATTATTTAGAACTCTAAAATATTTAATTATTTCGAGAATTAATAACAACCAATcaattttattcatttatttggTATTATTTGAGAGTAGTTTTaccatatattatatatattttgtgaTTACAAGTTCATATACGTGTAATAATGAATTTAGATGTAAGGtaatg from Helianthus annuus cultivar XRQ/B chromosome 7, HanXRQr2.0-SUNRISE, whole genome shotgun sequence includes the following:
- the LOC110885300 gene encoding parthenolide synthase, which gives rise to MEIFTIFPSWLLTTTLVFFMFCMFLYTLRSNKSSITTPKLPPNPPKLPIIGNLHKLIGKSRHEALWQLSKEYGPVMLFYIGSKPYLIISSPAMAKQVLKTQDHIFCSRPLSKGAKRLTYNYLDIGFSPQSDHRREMRKILVSEFLGPKRARLFNHVLVSEIETMVRLIGSHPPNVAVNLNKLFLATVKGVVCKVAFGNNYRQQPIKGPSWEVLVYEALEMLGGWLGDSFPWAGRFIDYVSGWNDKLETCFTNLDAYIESIIDDHKSQIAEVTDEEKDFVHALLELSSEDNTSGHRLTKEDVKALIMDVLTAGVDTTLVTLVWVMSEIARSVRVKQKLQTEIRNHTGRTPKVDVLDIAKMTYLKMVVKETLRLHAPAPLLIPHECMSHCQIGGYDVLPGTSALINAWGIGRDPSTWGENAAEFYPERFEKFEVDFEMVPFGGGRRSCPAKNMAPATVEFVIANLLYWFDWEVPDGVKSEDLNMQEEGILVLRKKVPLRLVPTKYNWDD